A stretch of the Uranotaenia lowii strain MFRU-FL chromosome 3, ASM2978415v1, whole genome shotgun sequence genome encodes the following:
- the LOC129754598 gene encoding beta-1,3-galactosyltransferase 9, producing the protein MFERRPLFGALVVLTLLITGWHMSFQEANSTSTGGIGNGLGGAVPSFEQQQPIPSLTASPLSSKGGGGGIGESGEDTRPLLYGQALNQSFSPVPPWPTLLVLNAVETLPIDDYSSLIDLKDFRFTINFNNCTSANERRKRESTRSDSLKGDERWTPLILVLVHSAPSNWYKRNTIRDTWGQFDPRAKLVFLLGAVNSTTLQRRIEEENRQHDDIVQGNFIDAYRNMTYKHVMALKWFTYHCPEAKYILKADDDVFVNTPVLYDSLESYAQRSGLLFCQKISRAAVKRTYRSKWFVSIREYPNKYYPNHCPGYSIIYTPDVAFQLYKEAQQQPYFWIDDVHLTGTIANRVNVTITPTGSKLLNATQKEAIIDRRLNASDQPFFFTTPDLRDGDIRKLWQAVSISAKSTRIR; encoded by the coding sequence ATGTTCGAGCGGCGTCCCCTGTTCGGAGCTCTCGTAGTGCTAACGCTTCTGATCACGGGCTGGCACATGTCGTTCCAAGAGGCCAACAGCACCTCCACCGGGGGCATTGGAAACGGACTTGGGGGCGCGGTCCCATCGTTCGAGCAGCAGCAACCGATACCCTCCCTGACTGCGTCCCCCCTTAGCAGTAAAGGAGGTGGAGGAGGAATTGGGGAAAGTGGTGAAGATACTAGGCCACTACTCTACGGTCAGGCCCTCAATCAAAGCTTCAGCCCAGTGCCACCGTGGCCTACGTTACTAGTACTGAATGCAGTCGAAACGTTGCCAATAGATGATTATAGCAGTTTAatagatttaaaagattttagattTACTATCAATTTCAACAATTGCACCAGTGCGAACGAGAGGAGAAAGCGTGAAAGCACGCGAAGTGATAGCCTTAAAGGTGACGAACGATGGACACCGTTAATTTTAGTTCTAGTACATTCAGCGCCCAGTAATTGGTACAAACGGAATACCATCCGGGATACCTGGGGACAGTTCGATCCGCGGGCAAAACTAGTCTTCCTGCTCGGTGCGGTCAACTCGACGACCCTGCAGAGACGCATTGAGGAGGAGAACCGGCAGCATGACGACATTGTGCAGGGGAACTTCATCGATGCCTACAGGAATATGACCTACAAGCACGTGATGGCTCTCAAATGGTTCACATATCACTGCCCGGAAGCCAAATACATCCTTAAGGCTGACGACGATGTCTTCGTGAACACACCAGTTCTGTACGACAGTCTGGAATCCTACGCTCAGCGGTCAGGTTTATTGTTTTGCCAAAAGATAAGCCGTGCTGCCGTCAAACGAACCTATCGCTCAAAATGGTTCGTTAGCATACGGGAATATCCTAACAAATACTATCCAAATCACTGTCCTGGTTATTCCATCATTTACACACCGGACGTGGCGTTCCAGCTTTACAAGGAAGCTCAACAGCAGCCCTACTTCTGGATCGATGACGTCCACCTGACGGGAACGATCGCCAACCGGGTCAACGTAACCATCACCCCGACAGGATCAAAACTCCTGAATGCAACGCAAAAAGAGGCCATCATCGATCGCCGGTTGAACGCCAGCGATCAGCCGTTTTTCTTCACTACTCCGGACCTTCGCGACGGGGACATACGGAAGCTCTGGCAGGCGGTCAGTATTTCCGCAAAAAGCACTAGGATAAGATAG